The following coding sequences are from one Brooklawnia cerclae window:
- a CDS encoding dihydroxy-acid dehydratase, protein MPGLTSGLPNYGDAGFSEYLRRAFIKGAGYSDEALERPLIGVVNTYSAYNPCHGNVPQLIDAVRRGVELAGGLALDFPTISLHESFTAPTTMYLRNLMSMDTEEMIRAQPMDAVVLIGGCDKTVPAQLMGAVSTGVPAIQLVTGSMLTGSFRGRTVGACTDCRSLWAQYRAGELDEAGVWEANNELVGSVGTCSVMGTASTMACLTEALGVALPGSASAPATTAARRRIAEATGRTAVALASSGTTLDSILTPAAFHNAVRLLGAIGGSTNAAVHLAALAGRLGFGFDLDALDAILRDTPVLVDLRPAGVHYMSDLHRAGGVPEVMRRIADLLDLSAAVVTGQTLGAELDAIAPVPGDDVIRSRERPVHTGGSLVVLRGNLAPDGAVLKQSAASPELLEHTGRAVVFADSADLASRIDDPDLDVRPDDVLVLRNIGPVGAPGMPEAGYIPIPRKLAAQGVHDMVRISDGRMSGTAFGTIVLHCAPEAARGGTIGLVHDGDTIRLSAAERRLELLVDAGELARRRSEYSFDPDLASRGYRRLYEQHVTQADQGADFDFLRRRPGGIQVPPRL, encoded by the coding sequence ATGCCGGGACTGACCTCAGGGCTGCCGAACTATGGGGACGCCGGGTTCTCCGAATACCTGCGCAGGGCTTTCATCAAAGGCGCCGGCTATTCGGACGAAGCTCTTGAGCGACCATTGATCGGCGTTGTCAACACGTATTCTGCATACAACCCGTGTCACGGGAACGTGCCGCAGCTGATCGACGCGGTGCGGCGGGGCGTCGAGCTGGCGGGCGGGCTCGCGCTCGACTTCCCGACCATCTCGTTGCACGAGTCGTTCACCGCGCCGACCACGATGTATCTGCGCAACCTCATGTCGATGGACACCGAGGAGATGATCCGCGCGCAGCCGATGGACGCCGTCGTCCTGATCGGGGGCTGCGACAAGACCGTGCCGGCCCAGTTGATGGGCGCGGTCTCGACTGGAGTCCCGGCGATTCAGCTCGTCACCGGCTCCATGCTCACCGGGTCGTTCCGGGGACGCACGGTCGGCGCGTGCACGGACTGCCGATCGCTGTGGGCGCAGTACCGCGCCGGTGAGCTGGACGAGGCAGGGGTCTGGGAGGCCAACAACGAACTCGTCGGCTCGGTGGGCACGTGCTCGGTGATGGGCACCGCCTCCACCATGGCCTGCCTCACCGAGGCCCTCGGAGTGGCGCTTCCGGGGAGCGCGTCCGCCCCGGCCACGACCGCCGCGCGCAGGCGCATCGCCGAGGCGACGGGGCGGACGGCGGTGGCGCTGGCGTCGTCGGGGACGACGCTCGACTCGATCCTGACGCCCGCCGCCTTCCACAATGCGGTACGGCTGCTGGGCGCGATCGGCGGTTCGACGAACGCGGCCGTGCATCTCGCGGCCCTCGCGGGAAGGCTGGGGTTCGGCTTCGACCTCGATGCGCTGGACGCCATCCTGCGCGACACCCCGGTGCTGGTCGACCTGCGCCCGGCCGGCGTCCACTACATGTCCGACCTGCACCGGGCCGGGGGAGTGCCCGAGGTGATGCGCCGCATCGCCGACCTGCTCGATCTGTCGGCAGCGGTCGTCACGGGGCAGACGCTGGGCGCCGAACTCGATGCCATCGCGCCCGTCCCGGGGGACGACGTCATACGCTCGCGTGAGCGTCCGGTGCACACGGGCGGCAGCCTGGTCGTCCTGCGGGGGAACCTGGCTCCCGACGGTGCGGTGCTGAAACAGTCCGCGGCGAGCCCCGAACTGCTGGAACACACGGGACGGGCCGTCGTCTTCGCCGACAGCGCCGACCTCGCGTCCCGGATCGACGACCCGGATCTCGACGTGCGACCCGACGACGTGCTGGTGCTGCGCAACATCGGCCCTGTGGGGGCGCCCGGCATGCCCGAGGCCGGCTACATCCCGATCCCGCGCAAGCTCGCCGCGCAGGGGGTGCACGACATGGTGCGCATCTCCGACGGCCGCATGTCGGGCACGGCCTTCGGGACGATCGTCCTCCACTGTGCCCCGGAGGCCGCCCGCGGCGGGACGATCGGGCTGGTGCACGACGGCGACACCATCCGGTTGAGTGCCGCCGAGCGCCGGCTCGAACTGCTCGTGGACGCCGGGGAGCTCGCTCGGCGCCGCTCGGAGTACTCGTTCGACCCCGATCTCGCCAGTCGCGGCTATCGCCGCCTGTACGAGCAGCACGTGACACAGGCCGACCAGGGGGCCGATTTCGACTTCCTCCGCCGCAGGCCCGGGGGGATCCAGGTTCCGCCTCGGCTCTGA
- the guaD gene encoding guanine deaminase: MDEAPRAGFARIFRGPAFTPVSPTEVAVLDDHLFCVDPAGTVARVLAADDPEAVELLAHHRAAGTLTEAAPGQYFLPGFVDLHVHAPQWPQLGRALDRPLGDWLMNYTFPLEARYADPVFARQVYTQLVENLLRQGTTTAMYFATVHTQASVVLAEICADRGQRALVGKVTMDDRSSNPDFYWDADTASALDGVVEFIERVHGLGSGGLVLPVVTPRFIPSCTDRALAGLGEIAARYGVHVQSHCSESDWEHQCAFDRYGRSDAESLDGFGLLTGRSVMAHCVHLSDRDAELFARSGTAIAHCPVSNAFFADAVLPLRRRLDEGLEIGLGTDISGGFAPSVRTALREALVQSRTLDHGADPGRPAPERGTHDGHIVLEEAFWLATAGGGEALSLPIGRLAQGYAWDAQLVDTTAAGGLPLFDVRDSRDVLDAILLVSGAEHIAGVWVAGRRVIGD; this comes from the coding sequence ATGGACGAAGCACCCCGCGCGGGGTTCGCGCGCATCTTCCGTGGCCCCGCGTTCACCCCGGTGTCGCCGACCGAGGTCGCGGTGCTGGACGACCACCTGTTCTGCGTCGACCCCGCGGGCACGGTCGCCCGCGTGCTGGCGGCCGACGACCCGGAGGCCGTGGAACTGCTGGCGCACCACCGGGCGGCCGGGACGCTGACCGAGGCGGCGCCGGGGCAGTATTTCCTGCCGGGGTTCGTCGACCTCCACGTTCACGCGCCGCAGTGGCCGCAACTGGGGCGGGCGCTGGATCGTCCGCTCGGTGACTGGCTGATGAACTACACGTTCCCGCTGGAGGCGCGTTATGCAGACCCCGTCTTCGCCCGCCAGGTGTACACACAACTCGTCGAGAACCTCCTGCGGCAAGGGACGACGACCGCGATGTACTTCGCGACGGTTCACACGCAGGCCAGCGTCGTACTCGCCGAGATATGCGCCGACCGCGGACAGCGGGCGCTGGTGGGCAAGGTCACGATGGACGACCGGTCGTCCAACCCCGACTTCTACTGGGACGCGGACACGGCCTCGGCGCTCGACGGGGTCGTCGAGTTCATCGAGCGTGTGCACGGGCTGGGTTCCGGCGGGCTCGTGCTTCCCGTCGTGACGCCGAGATTCATACCGAGTTGCACCGACCGCGCGCTGGCAGGGCTGGGAGAGATCGCCGCCCGCTACGGCGTTCACGTCCAATCGCACTGCTCCGAGAGCGATTGGGAGCACCAGTGCGCCTTCGACCGCTACGGACGTTCGGACGCCGAGTCCCTCGACGGGTTCGGGCTGCTCACCGGCAGGTCGGTGATGGCACACTGCGTCCACCTTTCCGATCGGGACGCCGAGTTGTTCGCGCGGTCGGGCACGGCGATCGCGCACTGCCCGGTGTCGAACGCGTTCTTCGCCGACGCGGTGCTGCCGCTGCGCCGCCGCCTGGACGAGGGGCTCGAGATCGGCCTGGGCACCGACATATCGGGTGGTTTCGCACCGTCGGTTCGCACGGCCCTGCGGGAGGCCCTGGTGCAGTCGCGGACGTTGGATCACGGCGCCGATCCGGGCAGACCGGCACCCGAGCGGGGCACCCACGACGGCCACATCGTGCTGGAAGAAGCGTTCTGGCTCGCCACCGCGGGAGGAGGCGAGGCGCTGTCGCTGCCGATCGGGCGTCTGGCCCAGGGATACGCATGGGACGCGCAACTCGTCGACACCACCGCTGCCGGGGGCCTGCCGCTGTTCGACGTCCGGGATTCGCGTGATGTCCTGGATGCCATCCTGCTGGTCTCGGGCGCCGAGCACATCGCCGGGGTGTGGGTGGCGGGCCGCAGGGTGATCGGAGACTGA
- the meaB gene encoding methylmalonyl Co-A mutase-associated GTPase MeaB, with protein sequence MPRPVDVPALVEGVKGGDRAALARSITLVESRLPAHHALARELLRELAPLSGNSIRVGLSGVPGAGKSTFIDALGCQLIEEGHRIAVLAVDPSSSVSGGSVLGDRTRMGELAQSDDAFIRPSPTGLHLGGVARATREAMLLVEAAGYDVVIVETVGVGQSEVAVAGMVDTYLVLMLARSGDQLQGIKKGILELADVIAVNKADGDNAGEARVTARELSIAMRLISSQSAERRVPVLTCSALHKVGLADVWKAVLDHREFLEKSVGLDSYRAKQQVEWMWSQVEASVLDSLHGTHAMRRLADELEEKVGNGQVNALDAATTVLREFAAEVPTLDWARPAN encoded by the coding sequence ATGCCTAGGCCTGTCGATGTTCCCGCCCTCGTCGAGGGCGTCAAGGGTGGGGACCGGGCCGCACTGGCCCGGTCCATCACCCTCGTGGAGTCCCGGTTGCCGGCGCATCACGCGCTGGCCCGGGAACTCCTGCGAGAGCTTGCGCCGTTGTCCGGGAACTCGATCAGGGTCGGCCTGTCGGGGGTTCCGGGCGCGGGGAAGTCGACGTTCATCGATGCCCTGGGCTGCCAGCTGATCGAGGAGGGGCACCGGATCGCGGTGCTCGCTGTCGACCCGTCCAGTTCCGTGTCCGGCGGTTCGGTGCTGGGGGATCGCACCCGTATGGGGGAGCTCGCCCAGTCGGACGACGCGTTCATCCGCCCCTCGCCCACCGGCCTGCATCTGGGCGGCGTCGCCCGGGCGACCCGGGAGGCGATGCTGCTGGTGGAGGCCGCGGGCTACGACGTCGTCATCGTCGAGACGGTCGGCGTCGGCCAGTCGGAGGTCGCAGTCGCCGGCATGGTCGACACGTATCTCGTGTTGATGCTGGCGCGATCGGGTGACCAGTTGCAGGGCATCAAGAAGGGCATTCTCGAACTCGCCGACGTCATCGCGGTCAACAAGGCCGACGGTGACAACGCGGGCGAGGCCAGGGTCACGGCACGGGAGCTGTCGATCGCGATGAGGCTGATCTCGTCGCAGTCGGCCGAGCGCCGCGTCCCCGTACTGACGTGTTCCGCGCTGCACAAGGTGGGGTTGGCCGACGTCTGGAAGGCCGTGCTCGATCATCGCGAATTCCTGGAGAAGTCGGTCGGGCTCGACAGCTATCGCGCCAAGCAGCAGGTGGAATGGATGTGGTCGCAGGTCGAGGCATCCGTGCTCGACTCGCTGCACGGCACCCATGCGATGCGCAGGCTCGCCGACGAGCTGGAGGAGAAGGTCGGCAACGGCCAGGTCAACGCCCTGGACGCGGCGACCACCGTTCTGAGAGAGTTCGCCGCCGAAGTGCCGACCCTGGATTGGGCTCGTCCGGCAAACTGA
- the scpA gene encoding methylmalonyl-CoA mutase translates to MGTLPRFDQIELGDATPAPDAQKAFEQALASQQTEEWVTPEQLPVGHLYGNEAYEGIDFLHTMPGIAPYLRGPYSTMYTSRPWTIRQYAGFSTAAESNAFYRRNLAAGQKGLSIAFDLATHRGYDSDHPRVAGDVGMAGVAVDSILDMRQLFAGIPLDQMSVSMTMNGAVLPILALYVVAAEEQGVKPEQLAGTIQNDILKEFMVRNTYIYPPAPSMRIVSEIFAFTSANMPKFNSISISGYHMQEAGATADIEMAYTLADGVEYIRAGESVGLQVDQFAPRLSFFWAIGMNFFMEVAKMRAARMLWARLVRQFDPKNPKSMSLRTHSQTSGWSLTAQDVYNNVVRTCVEAMAATQGHTQSLHTNALDEAIALPTDFSARIARNTQLFLQQQSGTTRSIDLWAGSAYVESLTKQLARKGWDLIQEVEQAGGMTKAIEAGIPKMRIEEAAARTQARIDSGRQPVIGVNKYVLDQDDPVEALKIDNRAVREEQIAKLNKLRAERDAEACAKALEKITWAAGNPDSSDPERNLLKLCIDAGRAGATVGEMSDALEKVFGRYTAQIRTISGVYSKEAGKSELMDETRALVDEFAEIEGRRPRILIAKMGQDGHDRGQKVIATAFADLGFDVDVGPLFQTPEEAARQAIEGDVHVVGVSSLAAGHLTLVPALREELDKQGRQDIEIVVGGVIPEQDFDELRRDGAAAIYPPGTNIQAAAKELLQGLIKAAREGNA, encoded by the coding sequence GTGGGGACGCTGCCTCGCTTCGACCAGATCGAGCTGGGGGACGCAACCCCTGCCCCGGACGCCCAGAAGGCGTTCGAGCAGGCCCTCGCGTCCCAGCAGACCGAGGAGTGGGTGACCCCCGAGCAGTTGCCCGTGGGCCACCTCTACGGGAACGAGGCCTACGAGGGCATCGACTTCCTGCACACGATGCCCGGCATCGCGCCGTACCTGCGCGGGCCGTACTCGACGATGTACACCTCGCGTCCGTGGACGATCCGCCAGTACGCGGGCTTCTCCACCGCCGCGGAGTCGAATGCCTTCTACCGCCGCAACCTGGCCGCCGGCCAGAAGGGCCTGTCGATCGCGTTCGACCTCGCCACGCACCGTGGCTACGACTCCGACCACCCGCGCGTGGCCGGTGACGTCGGCATGGCGGGTGTGGCCGTCGATTCGATCCTCGACATGCGTCAACTGTTCGCGGGCATCCCGCTCGACCAGATGAGCGTCTCGATGACGATGAACGGCGCGGTGCTGCCGATCCTGGCGCTGTACGTGGTGGCCGCCGAGGAGCAGGGCGTCAAGCCCGAGCAACTCGCGGGGACGATCCAGAACGACATCCTCAAGGAGTTCATGGTTCGTAACACCTACATCTACCCGCCGGCTCCATCGATGCGGATCGTCTCGGAGATCTTCGCGTTCACCAGCGCGAACATGCCGAAGTTCAACTCGATCTCCATCTCGGGCTACCACATGCAGGAGGCCGGGGCGACCGCCGACATCGAGATGGCCTACACGCTGGCCGACGGTGTCGAGTACATCCGCGCCGGTGAGTCGGTCGGCCTGCAGGTCGACCAGTTCGCTCCGCGGCTGTCGTTCTTCTGGGCCATCGGCATGAACTTCTTCATGGAAGTGGCGAAGATGCGCGCGGCTCGCATGCTGTGGGCACGTCTCGTCCGCCAGTTCGACCCGAAGAACCCGAAGTCGATGAGCCTGCGCACGCACTCGCAGACCTCCGGGTGGTCGCTGACCGCCCAGGACGTCTACAACAACGTCGTGCGCACCTGTGTCGAGGCCATGGCCGCCACGCAGGGCCACACCCAGTCGTTGCACACCAACGCACTGGACGAGGCCATCGCGCTGCCGACCGACTTCAGCGCCCGTATCGCCCGTAACACGCAGCTGTTCCTGCAGCAGCAGTCGGGCACCACGCGCAGCATCGATCTGTGGGCCGGATCGGCCTATGTCGAGTCGCTGACCAAGCAGTTGGCGCGCAAGGGCTGGGATCTTATCCAGGAGGTCGAGCAGGCCGGTGGCATGACCAAGGCCATCGAGGCGGGCATCCCCAAGATGCGCATCGAGGAGGCCGCGGCCCGTACCCAGGCCCGTATCGATTCCGGTCGTCAGCCGGTGATCGGCGTCAACAAGTACGTGCTGGATCAGGACGACCCGGTCGAGGCTCTCAAGATCGACAACCGGGCGGTGCGCGAGGAGCAGATCGCCAAGCTGAACAAGCTGCGCGCCGAGCGGGACGCCGAGGCCTGCGCCAAGGCCCTCGAGAAGATCACGTGGGCTGCGGGCAACCCGGATTCGTCGGATCCCGAGCGCAATCTGCTGAAGCTGTGCATCGACGCGGGCCGCGCGGGGGCAACCGTGGGCGAGATGTCCGATGCCCTGGAGAAGGTCTTCGGACGCTACACGGCGCAGATCCGCACGATCAGCGGCGTGTACTCCAAGGAGGCCGGAAAGTCGGAGCTCATGGACGAAACCCGGGCCCTGGTCGACGAGTTCGCCGAGATCGAGGGACGCCGTCCGCGCATCCTGATCGCCAAGATGGGTCAGGACGGTCACGACCGTGGTCAGAAGGTGATCGCGACCGCCTTCGCCGATCTCGGGTTCGATGTCGATGTCGGCCCGCTGTTCCAGACCCCCGAGGAAGCCGCCAGGCAGGCCATCGAGGGTGACGTCCACGTTGTCGGCGTCTCGTCGCTGGCGGCCGGTCATCTCACGCTGGTCCCTGCCTTGCGTGAAGAGCTCGACAAGCAGGGACGTCAGGACATCGAGATCGTCGTGGGTGGCGTGATCCCCGAGCAGGACTTCGATGAGTTGCGCCGTGACGGGGCAGCTGCGATCTACCCGCCGGGCACCAACATCCAGGCTGCGGCCAAGGAACTGCTGCAGGGGCTGATCAAGGCCGCACGCGAGGGCAATGCCTAG
- the mutA gene encoding methylmalonyl-CoA mutase small subunit has translation MTTPTPPAGASTAVADTVPDDLVLAGDFEAPSYDKWAADVAKVLNKGRPENKLLSPEQAVDRLRIRTVDGLVIEPVYTVDDAVGELGAPAAAPFTRGTTVRTGQMDAWDVRTLHEDPDASVNRKAILTDLERGATSVWLRVDPDAVSASDLASALGDVLLDLAKVDVSSRTDQVAAAEALLGIFEASDKDKAELSLNLGLDPIGLAALTGAPADLSGLSGWVKRLAGYKKSRALVVDGTIYHNAGAGDVHEAAWLLATAVEYVRALIEQGVSASDAFDAINFRVTATCDEVATIARLRALRLAWNRVGEVFEVPADKRGARQQAVTSLREITRDDPYVNILRGTISTFSAAIGGAEAITVLPFDAVWGLSNDFSRRVARNTQVVLAEESNIGRVNDPAGGAWYIESLTRQIAEAAWAEFQKVEAAGGMAAALAGGYVAEALAGLNAERAKRLATRKQPITGVSEFPNPSEAPIEGRTPRPEVPARAGLSWVRDAEPFEKLRDATSGKDAKVFLACIGTRRDFGGREGFASNYFHIAGLTTPLVEGGTTDEIVAAWKASGTPVACVCSSPKVYATSGFEVAKALKDAGASKVLLAGNIKELGDVNIEGVIDGAIAMGMDVVAGLTGVLETLGVTK, from the coding sequence ATGACGACACCGACTCCGCCAGCGGGCGCGTCAACGGCCGTCGCGGACACAGTACCCGACGACCTCGTTCTCGCCGGCGATTTCGAAGCACCCAGCTATGACAAGTGGGCGGCAGACGTCGCAAAGGTGTTGAACAAGGGGCGTCCGGAGAACAAGCTGCTGAGCCCGGAGCAGGCGGTCGACCGCCTGCGCATCAGGACCGTGGATGGCCTGGTGATCGAGCCTGTCTACACAGTGGACGATGCGGTCGGCGAGTTGGGAGCACCCGCCGCGGCGCCGTTCACTCGGGGCACCACGGTGCGCACCGGGCAGATGGACGCCTGGGACGTGCGCACGTTGCACGAGGACCCCGACGCGAGCGTCAACCGCAAGGCGATCCTGACCGACCTGGAGCGCGGCGCGACGAGCGTCTGGCTGCGGGTCGACCCGGACGCGGTGTCCGCGTCCGACCTGGCTTCCGCGCTCGGTGACGTGCTGCTGGATCTGGCCAAGGTCGACGTCTCCAGCCGCACCGACCAGGTGGCTGCCGCCGAGGCCCTGCTGGGTATCTTCGAGGCTTCCGACAAGGACAAGGCCGAGCTCTCGCTCAACCTGGGCCTCGACCCGATCGGGCTCGCGGCGCTCACCGGCGCTCCCGCCGACCTGTCGGGCCTGTCCGGGTGGGTCAAGCGCCTCGCCGGCTACAAGAAGTCGCGGGCGCTCGTCGTCGACGGCACGATCTACCACAACGCCGGCGCAGGCGACGTGCACGAAGCCGCCTGGCTGCTGGCCACGGCGGTCGAGTACGTCCGGGCTCTCATCGAGCAGGGTGTCTCGGCGTCCGATGCCTTCGACGCCATCAACTTCCGTGTCACCGCCACGTGCGACGAGGTGGCGACCATCGCCCGCCTGCGCGCGCTGCGTCTGGCCTGGAACCGGGTGGGAGAGGTCTTCGAGGTACCCGCCGACAAGCGCGGTGCCCGTCAGCAAGCAGTCACCTCGCTGCGCGAGATCACCCGCGACGATCCTTACGTCAACATCCTGCGCGGCACGATCAGCACCTTCTCCGCCGCCATCGGCGGGGCGGAGGCCATCACGGTGCTGCCGTTCGACGCCGTCTGGGGCCTGTCCAACGACTTCAGCCGGCGCGTCGCCCGCAACACGCAGGTGGTGCTGGCCGAGGAATCGAACATCGGGCGTGTCAACGATCCCGCGGGTGGTGCCTGGTACATCGAGTCGCTGACCCGGCAGATCGCCGAGGCCGCCTGGGCCGAGTTCCAGAAGGTCGAGGCCGCCGGCGGCATGGCCGCGGCACTGGCCGGTGGCTATGTGGCCGAAGCCCTTGCGGGGCTGAACGCGGAGCGGGCCAAGCGTCTCGCGACGCGCAAGCAGCCGATCACCGGCGTCTCGGAGTTCCCGAACCCGAGCGAGGCCCCGATCGAGGGCCGGACTCCTCGTCCCGAGGTGCCCGCTCGCGCGGGCCTGTCCTGGGTACGTGACGCGGAGCCGTTCGAGAAGCTGCGCGACGCCACGAGCGGCAAGGATGCCAAGGTCTTCCTGGCCTGCATCGGCACACGCCGTGATTTCGGTGGCCGCGAGGGATTCGCGTCCAACTACTTCCACATCGCGGGCCTTACGACCCCGTTGGTCGAAGGCGGAACCACCGATGAGATCGTGGCAGCCTGGAAGGCGTCCGGCACTCCTGTCGCGTGCGTCTGTTCGTCCCCGAAGGTCTACGCGACCAGCGGGTTCGAGGTCGCGAAGGCACTGAAGGACGCCGGAGCGAGCAAGGTGCTCCTCGCCGGGAACATCAAGGAATTGGGAGACGTGAACATCGAGGGAGTCATCGACGGCGCCATCGCCATGGGCATGGATGTCGTCGCCGGGCTCACCGGTGTTCTGGAGACCCTGGGGGTGACAAAGTGA
- a CDS encoding NAD(P)-dependent oxidoreductase produces MTDATTKQIGFVGATGLMGHGLAKNILLKGYPLAYTMRSRAPEGLDELGATRAADNAELGHISDIVVICVTTASDVEQVVTALLTDPKEGLIIMDASTSEPSMTYHLAELASAKGARFADIPLTRSAKEAEAGTVNVLAGADDELFAEIEPILTCFAENIYRCGGLGAGHVIKLVNNTAFQAALTILAEGFAVCVKSGVDPAKLIEVLGGGGFANGGTLNIMGESLKGNFDALPFQLDNARKDVRYYNRLAGDLSIPTMVGGGVYEALSAASALGFGGEFCASLTKAQAKLNGIEIKAAE; encoded by the coding sequence GTGACCGACGCCACCACCAAGCAGATCGGTTTCGTAGGAGCGACCGGCCTCATGGGCCACGGTCTTGCCAAGAACATCCTGCTCAAGGGATACCCCTTGGCCTACACCATGCGCAGCCGGGCACCCGAGGGGCTGGACGAACTCGGAGCCACCCGCGCGGCCGACAACGCCGAGCTCGGCCACATCAGTGACATCGTCGTGATCTGCGTCACCACGGCGTCCGACGTCGAGCAGGTCGTCACCGCGCTGCTGACCGACCCGAAGGAAGGCCTCATCATCATGGATGCCTCCACCTCGGAGCCGTCCATGACCTACCACCTCGCCGAACTGGCGAGCGCCAAGGGAGCGCGTTTCGCCGACATCCCGCTCACCCGCAGTGCCAAGGAGGCCGAGGCGGGTACCGTCAACGTGCTCGCGGGCGCCGACGACGAACTGTTCGCCGAGATCGAGCCGATCCTCACGTGCTTCGCCGAGAACATCTACCGTTGCGGCGGGCTCGGCGCGGGGCATGTCATCAAGCTCGTGAACAACACCGCGTTCCAGGCGGCCCTGACGATCCTCGCCGAGGGTTTCGCGGTCTGCGTGAAGTCGGGGGTCGACCCGGCGAAGCTGATCGAGGTGCTCGGCGGGGGCGGCTTCGCCAACGGCGGCACCCTCAACATCATGGGGGAGTCCCTCAAGGGCAACTTCGACGCCCTGCCGTTCCAGCTCGACAACGCCCGCAAGGACGTCCGGTACTACAACCGGCTCGCCGGCGACCTGAGCATTCCGACCATGGTGGGCGGTGGGGTGTACGAGGCACTGAGCGCCGCCAGCGCCCTCGGCTTCGGCGGGGAGTTCTGCGCGTCCCTCACGAAGGCGCAGGCCAAGCTCAACGGCATCGAGATCAAGGCCGCCGAATGA
- a CDS encoding patatin-like phospholipase family protein: MTSNVTDVALLFEGGAMRASYTSAVVVALLRAGIHLDWVAGISAGSSNTANYLSRDAGRARRSFVEFAADPCFGNLGTFLRGQGMFNANYIYRETGLTGGALPFDFATFQANPARMRLGSFEADTGRTLFWGRSDTPTLDDLMVRVQASSSLPFFMPTVTIGEHTYVDGALGPSGGIPLDVARADGFQRFFVVLTRPRDYVKRPMRITRAMRSYFRRFPAVVDALARRAANYNRTREELTELERSGQAIIFYPDGYTVANSEKNVAKLTRSYEDGRAQAARELPRWREWLGLPPASSRPLAT; the protein is encoded by the coding sequence CTGACGAGCAATGTCACCGATGTCGCCCTCCTCTTCGAGGGGGGAGCCATGCGCGCCAGTTACACCTCGGCCGTCGTCGTGGCACTGCTGCGGGCCGGCATACACCTCGACTGGGTGGCCGGGATCTCCGCCGGCTCGTCCAACACCGCCAACTATCTTTCCCGTGACGCGGGACGCGCACGACGCTCGTTCGTCGAGTTCGCCGCCGACCCCTGTTTCGGTAACCTGGGCACCTTCCTGCGCGGGCAGGGCATGTTCAACGCGAACTACATCTACCGCGAGACCGGGCTCACGGGTGGCGCCCTGCCGTTCGACTTCGCCACGTTCCAGGCCAACCCCGCCCGTATGCGCCTGGGCAGCTTCGAAGCGGACACCGGACGCACCTTGTTCTGGGGACGATCCGACACCCCGACGCTGGACGATCTCATGGTGCGGGTGCAGGCCTCGTCCAGCCTGCCGTTCTTCATGCCGACGGTGACGATCGGCGAGCACACCTACGTGGACGGGGCACTCGGCCCCAGCGGGGGGATCCCCCTGGATGTGGCGCGCGCCGATGGCTTCCAGCGTTTCTTCGTCGTCCTCACCCGGCCCCGCGACTACGTCAAACGGCCGATGCGGATCACCCGGGCGATGCGGTCGTACTTCAGGAGGTTCCCTGCCGTCGTCGACGCGCTCGCCCGGCGGGCGGCGAACTACAACCGGACGCGCGAGGAACTCACGGAACTCGAGCGCAGTGGGCAGGCGATCATCTTCTACCCTGACGGGTACACGGTCGCCAACAGCGAGAAGAACGTGGCGAAACTGACCCGTAGCTACGAGGACGGACGCGCCCAGGCCGCCCGCGAGTTGCCCCGATGGCGTGAGTGGCTCGGCCTCCCCCCTGCGAGCTCCCGCCCCCTGGCAACCTAG
- a CDS encoding MarC family protein, translated as MSQVAGVALTLFLVMDPLGNVPLFLAALRNVAPARRRFVLTRELLIALGVMAIILFLGRGLMELLHVTQPALATAGGVILLLIAIRMVFPSPDRPLAERVVDEPFIVPLAVPYVAGPSVLAIEIVLMQQMPGQWPLILLALVIAWAVSSAILLASSCLHRFLGERTLLATERLMGMILVIIAVQMMLGGIRDFFA; from the coding sequence GTGTCCCAGGTTGCAGGCGTCGCGTTGACGCTCTTCCTGGTGATGGATCCCCTGGGCAACGTGCCGCTGTTCCTCGCCGCGCTGAGGAACGTCGCTCCCGCTCGTCGCCGCTTCGTGCTGACGCGAGAACTGCTGATCGCGCTCGGCGTGATGGCGATCATATTGTTCCTCGGCCGCGGGCTGATGGAACTCCTGCATGTCACTCAGCCCGCACTGGCCACTGCAGGGGGAGTGATCCTGCTCCTCATCGCCATCCGCATGGTCTTCCCCAGCCCCGACCGTCCACTGGCCGAGCGTGTCGTGGACGAGCCGTTCATCGTCCCACTCGCCGTGCCGTACGTCGCCGGGCCGTCGGTGCTGGCGATCGAGATCGTCCTCATGCAGCAGATGCCCGGGCAGTGGCCGCTGATCCTGCTCGCCCTGGTGATCGCGTGGGCGGTCTCGTCGGCGATCCTGCTGGCGTCCAGCTGCCTGCACCGGTTCCTGGGGGAACGCACGCTGCTGGCGACCGAGCGCCTGATGGGGATGATCCTGGTGATCATCGCCGTCCAGATGATGCTGGGCGGAATCCGCGACTTCTTCGCCTGA